In Komagataeibacter sucrofermentans DSM 15973, the genomic window GAAGAACAGGCCCCGCCCGAAAAGGCGGATGCCGCCGCCTGGCTGGCCGTGGCGGCGGGCACCATCGGCGCGCTCATGGCAACGCTTGACACCTCCATCGTCAACTCAGCCCTGCCCACCATCCAGGGTGAGATCGGGGCCAGCAGCAGCGAGGGCACATGGGTCACCACCGCCTATCTGGTGGCCGAGATTGTCATGATTCCGCTGGCGGGCTGGTTCGAGCGCATCTTCAAGCTGCGCAACTTCCTGCTCATCGCCGCCGTGCTGTTCACCATCTTTTCCATGTGGTGCGGGCTGTCGCCCAACCTGCTGCACATGATCATCGGCCGCGTGGGCCAGGGGTTTACGGGTGGGGCGATGATCCCCACCGCCATGACCATCGTGGCCACCCGCCTGCCGCCCGCCCAGCGCCCGGTGGGCATTGCGCTGTTTGGCATGACCGCCGTGCTCGGCCCCGTGATCGGGCCGGTAATTGGCGGCTGGCTGACCGAAAACCTGAGCTGGCATTACGCCTTCTTCCTCAACCTGCCCATCAGCATCGGGCTTGGGGTGCTGCTGTTCGTGGGGCTGCCTGCGGGCAAGATCGACTGGGGCGCGTTTCGTGAGACGGATTATTACGGGCTGGCGGGCCTGATCATGGGGCTCGGCGGCCTGACCGTGGTGCTGGAGGAAGGGCAGCGCGAACGCTGGTTTGAATCCGACATGATCCGTGAACTCAGCATCATGTGCGTGATTGGCATGGCGCTGCTGGTTATTGGGCAGTTCCGCTCGCCCCGGCCGGTCATTCACCTTAAAATACTGCTGCAAAAGAGCTTTTTTGGCGTGTTCATCCTCAGCCTGGGGGTGGGCGGCGCGCTTTATGGCATCCTGTATCTCATACCGCAGTTCCTTGCCGCCGTGCCGGACTACAATTCCGAGCAGTCGGGCCTGGTCGCGGCCATAAGCGGCGTGCCCACGCTGCTCATGCTGGCGGTGTTCCCCATTCTGGTGCGCAAGCTCGACATCCGCTTCGCCATTGGCTTTGGCATGTTCCTGTATGTGGTGAGCTGCTTCATGAACGCCCACCTCTCGCCCGATAGTACGGGCGAGCACTTCTTCTGGTCGCAGGTGGTGCGTGGGTTTGCGCAGTTCTTCTCGCTCCTGTTCCTCAACCAGGCTGCGACCAGCGCCGTGCCCATGCAGTATGCCGAGGATGCATCCGGCCTGTTCAACGCCGCGCGTAACCTTGGCGGCTCGTTCGGGCTGGCGGCGGTGGCCACCCTGCATGACCGCAGGCTGGACCTGCACACCGCCCGCCTGGAGGAAACGGTCACCGCCAACTCCCTGGCCGGGCAGGACTTCGTGCAGCATTTTGGCCTCGCCCGCCTGAGCGCGCTCATTACCCGGCAGGCCACGGTCATGACCTATAGCGACCTGTTCTGGATATTTGGCATAGCATTGCTGGCCATGCTGCCGCTGGTCATGCTCATCAAACCCCTACCCAAAGACGCCGGCATGACGGTGGGATGACAGATATGATGCGCCTTTTCCCCTCCCTGTGCCGCACGCCACGCCGCCTTGCGCTAGGTGTTGCAGCCAGCTTTCCCCTTGCCGCCTGCTCGGTCGGGCCGGACTACAAGGGCCCACCCCATGTCGCCCCGGTGGCGGAGCACACGCAGGCCTTCAACCGCGCGGACCCCACGCGCACCCCGGCGCAGGAGCCGCTGGCGCAGTGGTGGACCGGACTCAATGACCCGATCCTGACCGCCCTCATCACCACCGCGCTGCAAAACAGCCCTGACGTAAAGCAGGCCGCCGCCCGCCTGCACACGGCCCGCGCCACCCAGCGTGAACGCTTCGCGGGCTTCTTCCCCGGTGGTGGGGCAGCCGCCTTCTGGGACCGCACGCGCATCCCCACGGGCGATATTACATCCGTGCTTGGCGGCAGCGGGGCCGAGCAGGCCATGACGCTGCCACCGGCCATCAAGTCCGATTCCTACGGCGCGGGTTTTGACGCCAGCTGGGAAATCGACCCCTTTGGCGGCAACCGGCGCGGCTATGAGGGCGCGCGCGCGCAAAGCGAGGCCCAGCTGGCCCAGCTGGCCGATACACGCCTGCGCCTCGTGGCCGATGTGGCCCGCAACTATGTCAGCCTGCGTGATGTGCAGAACCGCCTGGCGCTGATGGAACGCACGATCACCATCGAGCGCCAGATGCTGGACCTGACCCGCCAGCGCCGTGCCCAAGGCACCGTATCGCAAGAAGACGTAGCCCGC contains:
- a CDS encoding DHA2 family efflux MFS transporter permease subunit, which codes for MATLDTSIVNSALPTIQGEIGASSSEGTWVTTAYLVAEIVMIPLAGWFERIFKLRNFLLIAAVLFTIFSMWCGLSPNLLHMIIGRVGQGFTGGAMIPTAMTIVATRLPPAQRPVGIALFGMTAVLGPVIGPVIGGWLTENLSWHYAFFLNLPISIGLGVLLFVGLPAGKIDWGAFRETDYYGLAGLIMGLGGLTVVLEEGQRERWFESDMIRELSIMCVIGMALLVIGQFRSPRPVIHLKILLQKSFFGVFILSLGVGGALYGILYLIPQFLAAVPDYNSEQSGLVAAISGVPTLLMLAVFPILVRKLDIRFAIGFGMFLYVVSCFMNAHLSPDSTGEHFFWSQVVRGFAQFFSLLFLNQAATSAVPMQYAEDASGLFNAARNLGGSFGLAAVATLHDRRLDLHTARLEETVTANSLAGQDFVQHFGLARLSALITRQATVMTYSDLFWIFGIALLAMLPLVMLIKPLPKDAGMTVG